In Kogia breviceps isolate mKogBre1 unplaced genomic scaffold, mKogBre1 haplotype 1 scaffold_338, whole genome shotgun sequence, the genomic window atgcaggggacacgggttcgtgccctggtccgggaagatcccacatgccgcggagcagctgggcctgtgagccatggctactgagcctgcgcgtccggagcctgtgctccgcaatgggagaggccacaacagtgagaggcccgcataccacacacaaaaaaacaaaacaaatcaaaacaaaaaatagtgatAATGCCTGCAGCTGCCTTCGTCAGGCATTTTACAGGAGACTTCCACTTATCAATACATCATCTCATTGGATCTGTATGGAAAAGCTGCGGGCAAGGTGGGGAGCCAGACTCTCAGGATCTAGCCCGGCTCTGCCACTTCTAGCCGTGTGACCTCGGACAAGTGCCATGACCCTCCTGCGCCTGCAGGGTCCTCATCTGTAGGAGGAGGAAGGTGGTGGGACTTCCCCCTAGTGTTGCTCTAAGGAGCAAATGAGATGATGCGGGTAAGGCCCTGAGAAGAGGGGCTTGGAGCGCAGTAAGGATCGAATAAATGTCAGCTGCTGTTATTCTCATCTTCATCTGACAGATATGGCAGCAGACGCAGAGAGGTTCAGGGATGGCCACAGAGCTGGTACTTGATGGAGTCTGGACCCACACCCGGGGCCTCTGTTTCTGACTTTAAAGCCACTGTTCCCTCTACAGCCTGTCACCTCCCATCTGTGGTTTGAGCACAAAGGCCAGTGGTGTCCTGGAGGTGAGGGGAGGGTGCCCAGCTGGGGAGTAGGAGAGAGGAAGGTGGTGTGTCAGTTGACTCCCCGGAGGGGGAGGCCCTGCTCCTGGATGGAGAGGACACGCCTGTGCTTAGACTCCCCAGAGTACGAGAAACGCTGAGGTAGCGGCAGGAGGGCTGGAAGAGTTTTAAGGATGGCAAGTTACTTATGTCCGAATAGGGATTGGCCCTGGAGGCATAGCCACTTGCTGTCCTGTTTTGAGTGCCTATGAAAGGCCAGTAACAGCTCCAAGTGCTTGCCTGGCTGCTCTTGAAGTCCAGCCAAAGCACAGGTCCCTCACCAGCCTCCTAGAGAGGACACATGCCACGATTCTTATGCCCTTGATGAAGAAGCGAGGGTGGGTTATGAGAGTGTTTCCTGGAGGATCCAGAGGGGAGTGCTGGTGATGTGTGGCCCCGACATCCCCGACGTGCCTGTCTGCGGGTCTCTCACCACTGGTGATCAGGGAAAGCATCTTTTTAGCATCAGGCTGGCAGCCAGAGCCTGGCCTTGCTCTGAGAACCCCCTTGCCAACTGCCTCTTGCTCCAGCCTGTcatcttctgtctcctttcccaGCAGCGATAGTGACAGTGAAGGGGATaatccagagaaaaagaaattgcaaGAACAGCTGATGGGTAAGAGGCTTGAGGCCTGTGGTGACGGGAGGGGGACGTGGCAAGGACCCCCTGGCGAGTCGGGCTCCAGGTCGAAGGCTCTGCCCTCATCTTGCAGGTGCTGTCGTGATGGAGAAGCCCAACATTCGGTGGAATGACGTGGCCGGGCTGGAGGGGGCCAAGGAGGCCCTCAAAGAAGCTGTCATTTTGCCAATTAAATTCCCACACTTGTTCACAGGTAACAGTTAAGCCACTTTAGGCCCAGATGCAAAAATATCAggcttctgggaattccctggtggtccagtggttaggactctgcgctgtcactgctgtggtctcgggtcagtccctggtcggggaactaacatcccgcaagccgcgtgacgtggccaaaaaaaaaaaaagaaaaaaagaaaaatcaggctTCTGAGGCCACCAGCTGAGGGCCCCCATCATGAAGGTGCCCAGGTGGCAGATGGTGACTCGGCTCTGTTTTGCCCTTAGCAGGCAAGGGCCCAAGGGCTGCTCATCACGGTCATCTACTCCTTGGCTTCTCTCCAGTGTCAGCAACACTCTTGTGGCTAGAACTTTGACTCGACCATCTCAGTGGTAGGCAGGGTCAGGAACCAGTGCCAGCCAGTGTCACTTTGCCAGGTCCTGGGGGTCATGAGCCACGGCTAGGATCAAGCCCTTGGCAGGTGATTTAGTTCCCTTTACTCCTTTGCTCCTAGAGCAAAGTTGTCATGTAGAACTTTTCATTTCTGACTGTGTTTACCATAACTAAGGCCCCTCTGCTTTTTTCTGTTCCCTTTCCCCAATCAGGAAGAATCTTACTTCAGTTCATTCTTTCTCGTAGGCAAGCGTACCCCTTGGCGGGGAATACTGCTCTTTGGACCCCCTGGCACAGGGAAATCCTACCTGGCCAAAGCAGTGGCAACGGAGGCCAACAACTCTAccttcttctctgtgtcctcctCAGACTTGATGTCTAAGTGGTTGGGGGAGAGTGAGAAGTAAGTCAGCCGCCAGGCTCCACTCTCCTGGCAGCCCTGGCAGCTGCTCGTGGTCCAGCTTCCCTGCCCTTGGAATCACCTCCCAGAGGAGCCGCTGTGGATGGCCGGGAAGAGTAGCTGGGAGAGGGGTATCTTGCTAGCTCGTCAGGTGGGACACGGTCCTGACAGAGCCAGCAGAGACTGGAAGGGAACTTGGGAGCCGTGAGTCCTcatgaagggaagggaaaggcgCTCACAGGAACTGGGTTTCAGCTGAGTGTTCTCTGTTGGGGACTTTATGCAGTTAACTTATTCCCCACACCGGCTCCCGTTTTGCAGATGATCAAACTGAGGCGGAGAGGAAGGGAAGTGACTTGTCCTCAGTCCAGAGCTAATGAACGGGGCTGCCAGGATTTGAAGTTGTTGCCAAGTCTTGCTCTTCCTCTCAGTGCAGTGCTGCCGGAGGATTTGTTACCACCATTTTTTCTGTCGTCTCAGTCTCTCCAAGGGAAGGGCGAGAGGAGAGGTGGTGCCTGGGACCCCGGCTGGGCATGTGTGCAGGTGTGTGGATCCCAACCCTGTGTCTCACCCTCACAGGCTAGTCAAGAACCTGTTTGAGCTGGCCAGGCAGCACAAGCCCTCCATCATCTTCATCGACGAGGTGGATTCGCTCTGCGGATCCCGCAATGAAAATGAGAGTGAGGCCGCCCGAAGGATCAAAACGGAGTTCCTGGTCCAGATGCAGGGTGTGTGCCAGTCCCGGGTCCCCTCCCTGGTTCTCGTCCCCCACTAAAGCCAGCCTAGGGCGTCATTATTTAGCTGTGGCTGGATCTGACTGTCCTTTCGGTGGAGGGGATATCAGAGAAGCAATTCTTAGCTCCTTCTCGTTGAGGAGAGGTTACTGTGGCCTTGGCCGGCCACCTCTCCACCCCTCCCAAGGCAGGCAGGGCTGTAGGGCTCTTCACCCAAGTAAAGCCAGCCGGGTCCCTGCCAGTGGTGTCACAGGGACAGCTCCAGTTCAGGACTCAAAGTCCCTGAGGTCCTTCCCACAGGTTCTGACTGATCCTTGTAGGTGTTGAGTTGGCgtctgtgtttccctttctccacagggGTGGGGAATAACAATGATGGGACTCTGGTACTTGGTGCCACAAACATCCCGTGGGTTTTGGATTCAGCCATTAGAAGGAGGTGAGTCTTCCCCAGTAGGAGCCAGGGGCCGAGATCTGTCTCCAGCCGTGGTCAACCTGCTGCTGGCAGCAGCGGGTGCAGCCTGACCCCATTTCTCTGGCGGCTTCTCCGTGTCTGCAGAGCCCTTAGTGAAGCCGGCTTCTGGAGGGCCCCCCGAGCCTCTCCATTGAGACCATCCCACCATCCGCTCTCAGGTCCTGCCATGTGCTTGGCTCTCTAGGTTTGAAAAGCGAATTTATATCCCATTGCCGGAGGAGGCTGCCCGTGCCCAGATGTTCCGGTTGCATCTGGGGAGCACTCCTCACAACCTCACAGACGCCAACATCCACGAGCTGGCCCGGAAGACGGAAGGCTACTCGGGTGCAGACATCAGCATCATCGTGCGGGATTCCCTCATGCAGCCCGTGAGGAAAGTACAGTCAGCAACACATTTCAAAAAGGTGAGCGGGCCAGCAAGGAATTGCTTAGAAAGTGTCACAGGAAAGGGGATATTGGCTTTCTGGCTGCTTGGGTGACACATTTTGGGTCTCCTGGGGAGCCAAGGGTAAGTGCATAGTGAGCTCTCTGACTCCAGGGCCTGGGGTTGCACCTGCTTCCACCTCCCCTGCAGTTCTGGCTGGAGGGCGACCATCTCAGATTGTGTGATGCTAGAGGACAGGGCACTGTGACTGTCACCTCTGCCACCCCTGCAGTCAGCACTGTGCTGATGTGCGTGGTAGACCCTGCTGCATGTCTGAAAGCAGTGGGTACAAAATCACACACCATGAAGAGGAACTCCATTCACACAGCAAGTGTTTGTCAGGTGTCGCCGAGGGTcctgctgtgtgcctggcactgttctaggtgttggGGAGACACTTGTGACCAcagcagacaaaaatccctgccctacAGGAGCCTCGTtcctagtgggggagacagacgacaaacaaaaaagactcatTTTTTAGAGGCTGATGAGGGGAAGACAGAGCCGGGGAGGGAGGTCTGGTGTTTCTGAGGTTTGGAGGGGGTGTGGGTAGTTTTCACTCTTATAGGATGGGCCATACTGGGTGACACTGAGTCAAGAGTTGAAGGACGGGAGGGATTGAGCCTTGGGGATATTTGGGGAGATGTTGCCAATGGAGCACGCAGCCTTCAGTTGGAAAAACATTTTGATGTCACTGCACTTATGGTGAGATTTGATGGAGTtgatgaggaagaggaagctTTCTAGGGATTTGGGCCACAGATTGAGATTCCAGAGAATAGTAGCTGGAATAGCATGCTGATCACGAACCTCTGAAATCAGACTTGGAACCACACTGACTGCCCAGCCCAAGGGCATCAGTCAGATCAGACTGATGATCTAGAAACCCAGGCATTTGTTCATACTATGCTATTACCTTCTGCTCAGGACTCAGAAACCTGAGACGTCCTGCCCCTTCGCCAAATGCCAAGGGGCAACCCCTCCAGCCAGTCAAACTCCTGTTTGGTTTCAGGTCTGTGGCCCTTCCCGCACCAACCCTAGCATTATGATCGACGACCTCCTGACCCCATGCTCACCAGGGGACCCAGGGGCCATGGAGATGACTTGGATGGATGTTCCCGGTGACAAACTCTTAGAGCCTGTGGTTTGCATGGTAAGTGGCCAGCGGGGAAAGAGGACTACACAGAGCTTGTTTTGTACACAGAAGGAACCAGTAAATGTCTGTTAGCACAGTTTGATTTGGTGTAGTTGCATAGGCAGCCTCTCATCTGACTGTTCTTGGCCTCTCCTTATCCTGGTCTTGCCTGTTCTGTGAGGCAAGTGTTTGCCATTGGGCCTGGTGTGGTGGGCGTGCAGTTAGAAAAGAGTTTCTCACATGAGTTAAGAAATAATGGGAACTTAGATTCTCTCAACCGGAAGTAGGTTATCTGGAAATGACATGAGCTGCCTCAGGAGGGGAGTGTTCCTGCCCCAGGAGGCCTTCAGGCAGAAGCCAGGCAACGGGAGTTCTGCATTAGGGGCTGGGGCGTGACCTCGGCGGCAGGGCTCTTCCCACCCTGGACTGCATGGGGCTGAGACTAAGGCAGGCTGAGGCCCTGGAGCCCAGCCTCCCTCACCCACAAGCACTTGTCTTTGCAGTCGGACATGCTCCGGTCTTTGGCCACCACTCGGCCCACCGTGAATGCAGATGACCTCCTGAAAGTGAAGAAATTCTCAGAGGACTTTGGACAGGAGAGTTAAAACCTTCTTCACATGCGTGATGGTGAAGGTGGGAGTTGATTGGGGTCAATCCATGGTACTCCCCATGTCAGTGGCCAGACAGGGCTCCAGGGCTTGTCCTAAAGTCACTACAGCATCCCCTCTGCTGTCTGGCCATCAGCTGGGGGAGCAGGAAGGAAGGGCCTCCCCGGCCTCGGAGACGCAGAAGCACATTCGGCACCCAGTGGGATACTGGctcttcctgcttcctcctcctcctcttctggatGCTCACCACCTCCTTGTCCTGCCCctccatggtttttttttaaaccattttttgttCCCCTAAATTAATGCTGCTTGgattttcgtcttgtttataaataaagttaaaatctgCCTGAAGCGTCAAGGAGCGGGAGCAGCCCGTGCTTTGGGCATGATGCAGGTGCAGCAGACCTTCAGAAGGGCTGGCCAGAGCCCCGCTGCCCATCCCTTCTAGACCCAAGTTTTGCTCTGTGTGAACAGAATGGCTGATGCCCTGGGTCCCCAGCCCAGGCTCTGTCTGTAAAGGCCAAGAGTAAAGCCAAGCCATTCTCTCCCTCCGGGCCCTGTGTCCTCCCTTCAGGAGAAGAGGATGGTTTTTGTGAGCACAAAGCTGTATAGATGAGAACGAGTGAAGGCGGTCAGGCGGGTTTCCCTGCTGCCTCTTCTTCCCTCTGAATGTGAGAACACTGAACCCGGCCACTGCCCCCGGGTCCCTGTCCAGGAAATGGGCTAATaaatccttttcctttcttgagCCACCTGAGTGATCTCATCTTTGACTCTTGTCTGGGGCTCCTTGAAGGCCACACTTGCTTCTACTAGAAAGATCCTCTGGTGTCTGCTCTCTTTTCAATGGAGTAGCAAGTAAACAGGAACGTCACCAGCTGCTGCAGTTCCTGGGCCTGTTCTCCAGTCAGATTCACGAGACCTTTCTTCCCCCAAGGCCTCAGAAGTGCGGTGGGGGTGTTTAAGGCACCTGGGCGATTCTTGTTCAGCCTCCAGATCAGGGGCTGCAAACTGGGAAGCCTGTGGGCGAGACGTGGCCTGCAGTTGTGCTTTGGTTTGGTCTGCTGCCAACATTTAAAGTCAAGAGTTGACATAAAAATGGCTTCTGAAACAGTAGTTTAGGGAACGCTGGACCTGAATCCCCATGAAGCAGCCTATCAGCTGCACCTGAGCAGGGCCTGCCTTGTTCGTAGGGGGACTATGGTCTCCAGCTCACCCGTCTCCACCTGGACTGCCTCACTCCTTTGCATTTCCTGTCCAGCCCCTGTGGCCATTTGAATCTGTGACTCCTGATAGTGAGACAGCCAAGGCTCCAGAGCTAGCAGCCCTGGAAGTGCTGTCTGAGGGGCAGCAGAAGCAGCCTGGCATCCAGTTGCTGTagctctcctccccctccccaaacctaGGATTCTTCCTCTGTATCTTCAACCAGAATGGTCCAGAGCTGATTATGTGGCCCCTCTTGATCTTGTTAGCTTTGCACTGTGGTGTTTCTTTGATCTGGTTGGGAGCATCTGCTGAATTGAGCCAACTTTTGCTTGGTTCCTTGAAGGCTTAGGCCCAGTGTTCCTCTCCAGTGCTGGTGGATCAGCAGGCCTGACCTCCAGATGTCACTGGCTGGGATCTTTGTCACTCACTCAGGAGCTCCCCTATTATATTCTTGATTAGTTATGTGCCTTCAGCCACCAACAGCTGGTCTATAAACCACCCCCCTCTTTGTACTGCTTCATTTTAGTTGTGTCTGGTTACCTTTACTTAAATCAGAAggctcttgccttttttttttcttaacctgcTTCCTTATTTCTACTGCTTGAACACCTTGGCAAGTCACAGGGGTTAGCAGAAACTGTAGGACTGCTGTGGTTCATCCTCACAGCTCTAGTCACAGCTTTCACAGCTGCCCTGCCTTGCCATTTATCTCTCTACCACCGGTAACAGAGCAAATGAACGTTCTGTTCACTACTGAGGCTGGCACGGTGGCTATGCTCAATGTGGCTAATATGTGCAGAGGAATTTCCTTCCCTAAGCGCTTGTTCTGAAATTCACTTCCTCCCTACCTGGGAATTCTGTTCTAAACCTTCTGCCTACATTGATTTTCACTGTGGAAGTTGACTTCTAAAACTTTTATTAGCTCAAGGTGCTGATCTGTGTGGTTTTGCAGCTGATGTATCTGGCCGAGGTGGGAgagattttctttcttgtaaatgCAAGAATTTGTTGTCTTTGGGTTGTAGTCTCTTGGGCTAGTTGATCAAATCCTTCTTTGTATGTGGATTTGGTTACAACTGTAAATTTCATATATTGTCAGCAGCGTAGTCTCAGGCTTTCTCCACAGTCCACTCTGGGCAATCATTTACTTTTAGGCCTTGATTCAGGAAGCTTCAGGCAAATACTACTGATCTGCATTACAAAGGCATTACTAAGGACTGTTAACCGCAGAGCCTGTAAGGAATCTTCAGAATGTTTTGATGCCATCCTGCAGGACCTTCTGAACACTGTCCAACAGAAGGGAGGCTCACTGAATTCTAATTTTCCTAAGGATACATGTTTTCAGTATACGTTTGAGCTTACTACAGATTCCCAGATGGCTCAGTCTCTGTCCTCACCTCAGGGCAGTGCTGGGCCCTGTTTCTCTCTGAAGTGGGATGCACAGAGAGCCAGTTCTCTTTTGCTTGGCCTCACAGGCCCCCAGGCTTGGCTGTTTAGAGAAAGCCATGCTGGAAAATGGGTCTTTCCTGTGGTCATTTAATTAACTACtgtttaaaacacattttctctAAACAACCTACTGGACTTCTTACTCCATGGGTACTTGGATTTTGAGGACTTTGGTAAGAGTAACTGCATGGCAAAACTCAACATAAAAATGAGGTAAGAAGTATCAAAAGAAATGAGTTCCTTAACCTCTTGACAAAGCTGTGACAGAATCTTAAAGCTAAAACACTGGTCACCATGatgctaatttatttttttcagaataagtGTGCTGACGAGGAAGCACaagttctgctttctgtttctgccCTAATTGTGACAGGAAGAGGCTCTTTGCTCCTTCTCAACTACAGGCATCCCCCACTTTTCGAAACTTCACTTTACACTgctttgcttttatgaaagacctatttttttttttttttttttttttttgcggtacgtgggcctctcactgttgtggcctctcccattgcggagcacaggctccggacgcgcaggctcagcggccatggctcacgggcccagccgctccacggcatgtgggatcttcccggaccagggcacgaacccgtgtcccctgcatcagcaggcggactctcaacaactgcaccaccagggaagccctgaaagaccTATATTAGTACGTGTTTTCACTAATGGAAAGAAATTTGAAGAGGGTTTTCCTTCTACGAAAAAGGTGAAAGCTGAAACAGCATTCAGCTTTTGTTTTGCAGTGAGCCATTATAGAAGCAGCAAGCACTCAGGGCTGCCAGAGTGGCACCGGCAAGCTCCTTCCCTGGAAGCTGCGCTCAGCATCAAGCCACCATAGCTTTGTACTGTATCTGTGACAATCTGTGCTTTTTCTCCACttattttgtgcatctgttagcaagatgtgtcctaaggtaactgCTTCTTCAATTTATGCTGTTTCAGCTTAGGAAAGGTTTCATCAGAACACTCTTCTTTCAGATCGTGGGGGAAACCTAtatcacccctcccccagccctgctccatgGCCTCCATCCAAAGAATGAGCCAAGTACCAGCTGCCTAAGAGATCTCAGCAGAAAAGTCTTCCCCAGGTCTGTTAAAGGTGGAAAGCAAAAGCTGGAGACCTAAACTGTATCTGAACCTGTTAAAATGTATGAATACTCAGTTATGTTAATATTGTCATTGAACTGGGGACATTCTGTCCTGTGTTTTACTTCCACAGGCAAACTGGTATCCAAAACAAATGGAGACTATGCAGGTAACACACATGAGCCCTTTGTAAACGTAAGCACTTGGTGAAGACGATCAACCACAGCCTTAATCCGCATTTTTAAACACAGCTTTCAGGTGTTTGGGGGACTACATTATTATCTAATCTTGTCTTTGGGAACAGATGATACAGCTCTTCTGAAATCACGTCTACTGAGAGTGGCTATTTACTTGCCCCCACCCCATCTTTATCTCCATACAAAATTGCCAGGAAATGTCCACTCCTTCAGAggagttatttttcttctcaaattgaAGGCAATACATTGTCCATAGCTCATTTCAGGGCAAACATTAACATCTTCCTCCAATTCAGGAAGGCATGCTTTGACAGGCCATTGTTTTCTGTCGGAGCAGAGCCAATACCAAGACGATGCCAGGTAAAACATGCCCAGCTTAAAGCCCAAGTGTTTGTGTCTTGGTTTTCAGGGTCCTCAGATGCAGCAGGAAAGCTTTAGTCATTCACCTCCATCCAGTGGATGTTTGTAAATGTCTTGCTGTCCATTTTGTCAATGAACAGGCAGCCCTGCAAGTGGTCCATCTCATGCTGGATAATGCGGGCTGCCCACCCACTGGCCTGCCACACCACCTGCTCTCCTCCGGGGTCCATCCCTGCAAAGGAAGGTACAGCCTGGGTGAGGACATGCTGAACTGCATCATTCTCAACCTACTTAGCCTTTCCTTGCCCCTGGCTGTTCCTATTTACAAGAGGCAATATCAGAAGGGAATGCAGACAGCAGCCCCTATGCTTCCTAGGAAAGAAGTCTGAACTCTGCCTCTTACCAAGTATTCAGCCTGGTTCCCAACTCTGACGAGTAGGTTGCTGGGTTCGCTATGGGGCTGAAATGAGAAATGATCTTCCCAAGTGACTTGCTGAAGAGGAACAATCATCCCAACCCCAGCAAAGAATCACAATCTGCAAAACATCCTGTGGTATGACAGGTAATGGCTTATCACTTTGGGTTAGGCAAAGCTGGGTTCTACTTCTCCCATTCCACATGACAGATCTAATTGGTgcaggagagtgtgtgtgtgtgtgtgtgtgtgtgtgtgtgtgtgtgtgtgtgtgtgagagacagaaaacagacacaaggttgtaagagtgtgtgtgtgtgagtgagacagaaaaacacacaaggtGAGTGACAGGGCAGAGGACGTGGTGTAAGCTAACAGGGGAACCAGGCCACCGTCCCAAACCTCCAACCCCCCAACCCTGTGCCCCACTTGAGCTGGCTCTGCTCTCACAGGCGCCTCCCGCCTCATCCCATTACATCAGTCCTGAATTTTGTCCACTCCAGGGTCTGCTCGTGGGCAGGTAGGCTCCGCCGATCAGCCATCAACATGTCTACGCTCTAACTGGAACTTTGCGGAAACCGTTTCGTGGTCCGAGGCCGCCGCCTCCGCAGGTTAAAGGGGAGCACATATTTACCCATCCGCCCCAGGGACCCCACCGCCCCTCACCTGAGAGCTGCACCGCCTGGAAGCGGGGCACGCAGGCCAGGAAGCCGCTGATGCTCTCGCAGCCCTCGGGGAAGGTGACCAGGCGGCTGTCCAGCACACGCAGGCTGGGGTTCACGAACACGCGCAGGGGGAAGGTTTCCATCTGACGGGCCTCACGCATGCGCCGAGCGCATGCGCGGAAGAGCGCCTCGGGGAACTCGACCGCCAGCACCTGCAGCGGGACTCCGAGCTGCGGCGCGCTCAAGCCCACGCAGCGGCGGCGCCGCATCACCTGCACCAGCCGTTGCACCAGCCGCTGCAGCTCGGGTCCCGCCAGCTGCGCCGGCTCTACCGGGGCCGCCACGGCTCGCAGCACCGGGTCCCCGACCTGGCACACGCGCGGGTACGGCGGCTCCGGCGCTCCCTGCACCAGACGCCGCACGTAGCGCCAGTAGGAGCGCCGCCGCGCCGGGCCCTCGAGGCCATCCGGGGGGGACGTGGAGCTGCAGGCCCGGGCGCCGTCGCCCGCTGCCCGCTCTCTCCACTGCAAGGCCGGCCGCACGCAGCCACGCGGCCGCAGCCACCGCAGCAgcagcccagcccccagctgaCCCATGGCGCGTGGAGCAGAGCCGCCAGCCCGGACGCGTCCCTCGCCGGCCCCCGTAGACCAAGCTCTCGCCCCCAGGGACGCCAGGAAGTGCAGTTCCCGCGGGCCTTCCGGGAACGCCGGCGCCGCTCACACTTAGCAGCCTGCCTCTGGGTGGCGTCTGTCAGCTTTattatttaattccatttcttATAGTTTAATCAAGCATTTACAAGAATATCCAGGAGATTCTCCCTTTAATTATGCCTTCGCAGCCTCTCCCACGCGCGGCAACGCCCGTTCCCACCGGCGCTCCAGTAAGCCCGCCCCTCTGTCGCCGGGGCCCCGGTACCCGCCGCACCGGCCCGGGCGCAGGGGGCACCTGTCAAGTGCCTGCACTAGGCTCTTCGGCGGCCTGCGGGGGTCCCGCGGATCCCACCTCCTGTTGCCCCCCGTCAGGGAAAGCCGGGGTGACAGGTTCGAGGACTGGCCCCTCGGCGGGGGTTTCTGGAGCTGGAGCTGTGAGCTCAGGGACTAGCACCTCGTCGTCTAGACAGAAGGCCATCTCTCTCTTCGGCAGGATAAAGGCCAGAGGCTCCTGGACGACGCTGACGTTCACACGCCCCAGGTTTCCGTACTTGGAGAGCTGAGTGGGTGGAATGCCTGGCCCAGATGGTAAAGAATACAAGGGGAAAAAGCGTTTAATAATGTGTCAcaggtaaaaaaaacaaaacactaattgGAAGTAACGAACACAGTTACCATATTTCAATATAGTAAAAATCACCTTTGTGATACGGGACAGGCACCTACGCTGTAAAGCCGGACTTTGAAGGTAATGGGAACAACACAGTGCAGGATGGATGGAGACAGAAAGCACCAGGAGAGCCTCAGCAGGGAAGCCATTCCCTGGACAGGCCCAAGGAAAAGCTGGGGGAGCAGAGAGCAGCCACTCTGCTGGTGGGATCACTGGCCCACTACCCTTTGGGAAATTGTGCCTCCCACACCCCCTTCACAGGCACAGAGAGAGGGGGcatagggaagggaaggggaattctaaaaaatatttttaaaacaccatcTGTAAACATTTCATgtcaatggaatcatacattatgtggttcttttgtgactggcttcttccacttagccaGATATAAACATAATGTATGATTCTGTTGATAAGAAATGTCCAGAAAGGGCAAatctactgcaacaaaaagattagtggctgccaggggctaaGGGCAAGATTGGGGAATGACCACAAATGAACACCGGGGATCTTTCTAAAACTAGATGGTAGTAATGGTTGCACACCTGTGTACACTTACTAAAAACCTTGAATTTTACAAATAGGTAAATTATttagtatgtgaattatgtcaataaaatagtttaaaaaatcttttcccttctcttacCTAAGGTCTGTGCCATCTGAGCTGGAGGAAAAAGGACTTGGAGACAGCGATTTAAATAAGGAACGAGGTCTTCTAGGAAGACAGTGCAAAACTGGATGAAGAGCTCTTGCTCCCCACTGCTGAAGGCAGCCTCTTCGGCACGATGGAAGGCCAAGATTACTTTTGTTACCTAAGAAACAAGGGCACCATCAATCACTGGGTTAGTCTATCATCATCAGCAGTGTATAAAACTAGGTACAAATGTGCACCCCTCAAGTTTTCATGAAGAAAGTTGTTCCAAACAATACATGATAATATTATCTTGTTTAAATTCACAATTATGGTCAATCTTCACACTTCTGTCACTTCACTGATGTACTTCTTATCCAACTAGTTGTATTACTAGTGCAGTTTCCAGTTCCAGTGGAGGAGCATCATGAAGTTATACACAGAGTACATTGCTTTTGGCTCCCATGGGAGATGGACCAGAACTATGGTGGATGTAGGAAGATGAAGCAACGCTATAAAAAGTTTCTACTGAG contains:
- the LOC131749703 gene encoding vacuolar protein sorting-associated protein 4A-like; the encoded protein is MGAVVMEKPNIRWNDVAGLEGAKEALKEAVILPIKFPHLFTGKRTPWRGILLFGPPGTGKSYLAKAVATEANNSTFFSVSSSDLMSKWLGESEKLVKNLFELARQHKPSIIFIDEVDSLCGSRNENESEAARRIKTEFLVQMQGVGNNNDGTLVLGATNIPWVLDSAIRRRFEKRIYIPLPEEAARAQMFRLHLGSTPHNLTDANIHELARKTEGYSGADISIIVRDSLMQPVRKVQSATHFKKVCGPSRTNPSIMIDDLLTPCSPGDPGAMEMTWMDVPGDKLLEPVVCMSDMLRSLATTRPTVNADDLLKVKKFSEDFGQES
- the LOC131749702 gene encoding peptide deformylase, mitochondrial isoform X2, which codes for MGQLGAGLLLRWLRPRGCVRPALQWRERAAGDGARACSSTSPPDGLEGPARRRSYWRYVRRLVQGAPEPPYPRVCQVGDPVLRAVAAPVEPAQLAGPELQRLVQRLVQVMRRRRCVGLSAPQLGVPLQVLAVEFPEALFRACARRMREARQMETFPLRVFVNPSLRVLDSRLVTFPEGCESISGFLACVPRFQAVQLSGMDPGGEQVVWQASGWAARIIQHEMDHLQGCLFIDKMDSKTFTNIHWMEVND